The genomic interval TTACGAGCCGGTTTCCATCTACGAGGTACATCTGGGCTCCTGGCGTCACAAACGGCCCGGCGAGTCCTTCTCTTACCGGGAGATTGCCGAGCCGCTGGCCGACTACGTGCAGGAGATGGGCTTCACGCACGTGGAGCTGCTGCCCGTCATGGAACATCCCTACTACGGCTCCTGGGGCTATCAGGTGGTGGGCTACTACGCCCCGACGTTTCGCTACGGATCGCCCCAGGACCTGATGTACCTGATCGACTACCTGCACCAGCGCGGCATCGGCGTCATCCTCGACTGGGTCCCGAGCCACTTTGCGGCCGATCCCCAGGGACTGGTTTTCTTTGACGGGACCACGCTCTTCGAATACGACGACCCCAAAATGCGTTACCACCCCGACTGGGGCACGTACGTGTTTGATTACAACAAGCCGGGCGTACGCAACTTTCTGATTTCTAATGCGCTTTTCTGGCTCGAAAAGTACCACGTCGACGGGCTGCGCGTCGATGCCGTGGCCTCCATGCTCTACCGGGACTACTCACGCAAGGAGTGGACGCCCAACATCTTTGGCGGTCGCGAAAACCTGGAGGCCATCGATTTCCTCAAGCGATTCAACGAGACGGTCTACCTGCACTTCCCCGAGGCCATGACGATCGCCGAGGAGTCGACGGCCTGGCCCGGCGTGTCGGCCCCCACCTACAACAACGGTCTGGGCTTCCTCTACAAGTGGAACATGGGCTGGATGCACGACACGCTGGACTACATCCGGCGCGATCCCATCTATCGCAAGTATCACCACGACGAGCTGACCTTCTCGCTCTGGTACGCCTTTTCGGAGCACTACGTCCTGCCGCTCTCGCACGACGAGGTGGTGCACGGCAAGGGCTCGCTCTGGGGTAAAATGCCCGGCGACGACTGGCAGAAAGCGGCCAACCTGCGCCTGCTCTTTGGCCACATGTGGGGCCATCCGGGCAAAAAACTGCTCTTCATGGGCGGCGAATTCGGCCAGCACCGCGAATGGAACCACGACACGCAGCTCGAATGGCACCTGCTGGACCAGCCCTACCATCGAGGCATTCAGCTGTGGGTACGCGATCTGAACCATCTCTACCGTACGAATCCGGCCCTCTGGCACGACGGACCGGAAGGGTTCGAGTGGATCGACTTCAGTGACCGCGACCAGAGCGTGATCTGTTACCTGCGCAAGAATGCCGGCCGCATGCTGCTGTTCGTGCTGAACTTTACGCCCGTGCCACGCGAGCACTACCGCGTGGGCGTGCCGATCGGCGGCCCCTGGCGCGAGGTGCTCAACAGCGACGCGGTGGCCTACGGCGGAAGCGGCATGGGCAACTTCGGCCGCGTCGAGGCGGTGCCCGAGTCCTGGCACGGCCGCCCCTTCCACCTGGAGCTGACGCTTCCCCCGCTGGCCGCCCTCATCCTGGAGCCGGAACACGGGTAGCCGTCCTGAAAAAACTTTAAACACGGCACAGTCGTAGATAACGAGGACTGGCTACCAGAATCCTGTGCCGTTATGGACTGGCGTCCGTACATTCACGCTGACCCGGAAATCCTTCAGGGAAAGCCTGTTGTCAGAGGAACCCGACTCTCGGTTGCCTTTATTCTCGGACTTTTTGCCGCGGGCTGGACGACGGAGCAGGTGCTTGAGAATTATCCGACCCTGACGCGCGAAGCGCTTCAGGCCGTCTTTGCTTTTGCTGCGGAATGCCTGCGTGAAGAGGCACTATACGTTCTTCCAGCCAGCACGTCCCCATGCGATTCTTAGAAGTCATCCGAAAAGTCGAAAGTTTATATTTCGATGAGGTTTATAGCCTGCCGTTTGAAGCACGACCAGCGCGCTCGTAGTCAGGCACAGAGCGAAGCGGAGTGCCGTCTCGGGTGACGCCACTCCGGCTGACGCCTTCGTGGCGTACTACAAACCCGTGCCTCTGACACACAACGCGAGAAAGCGCTGGCATGTCAGATTTCCCCTTGTTTTCCGGATAAGTTCTGGAGGGAAAGTTTACCGTGATCGAGCGCGAACGCGTGCGTCAGCGTCCGCTGTAATTGGACCGTTTCTACCCACCTTCTCCCCAGAGCGTCAGCACTAAGCGGCGGGGGCCGCCGTGGTTGCGATGCTCGCACAGGTAGATGCCCTGCCAGGTGCCCAGCGCCAGCCGTCCGTCGCGCACCGGCAGCAGCAGACTGCTCCCCAGCAGCGAGGCCTTGATGTGCGCGGGCATGTCGTCGGGACCTTCCAGCGTGTGTGCAAAATAGGGCGCGCCGTCGGGCACCGCCCGGCTGAAGTAGCGCTCAAAGTCGGCCCGCACTTCCGGACTGGTGTTTTCGTTGAGCGTCAGACTGGCCGACGTGTGCTGGATGAACACGTGCAGCAATCCGACCCGTACTGAGCGCAACTCCGGAAGTTGCGCCAGCACTTCGTCGGTGATCAGATGAAAGCCGCGCTCGCGCGGCCGCAGGGTGATCGTACGCTGCACCCACATGGTTACGACGGGTTGGTTGCTTCCTGCAGTGCAGCCAGCAAGCCTTCCGGCGTGGGCGTTCGGGCGACGGCGGCCACCTCCCACCCTTCCTGCTGCAGGGCTGCGGCCGTCGTGGGTCCGATGGCAGCCACACGCACCTGCTCTCGGGCGATCGGAAGCCGTCGGGCTGCCTCCAGGCCGGACGGACTGAAAAATACGACCCAGTCGGGCGCTTCCGCAGGCAGTTCGGGCACGGACGGACGCGTGTCGTACACGACCAGCTCTTCCAGCGGCAAACCTTCCTCGCGGAGCAGCGTCGGCAGTTCGTCGCGCCGACGCGCCCCGCACAGAAACAGCAGGGGACGCTCCGGACGCAGTGCCTGCAGGATCAGCCGGGCCAGCTCACGCCCGGAGCCGGCCGTTTCGCCCCGCGGCTGCAGGCCAAGTTCCTGCGCGGCGGCAGCTGTGCGCGGCCCCACCACGTACACGGGCCGTCGACGCCAGGCCTCCAGGAGCGACCCCAGTCGCCGGACCGCCTCCACGGCGCGTGGGCTGGTGAAAATCAACCCGCCGTACGCCTCCGGCCGGGCCAGCACCGCCCGGAGTTGCTCGGTGTTAAGCCAGACCACCCTCAGCACCGGCAACACGAACGGCCGGTAGCCCGCCGCCCGCAGCGCTTGGGCAAAGGGATCCGAGTCGGTCGTTTCCACCCGGAGCAGATAGACCACCTCGCCCGTCATGGCGTTCAGGTGTGCCGCCCGCGTATTTCTTCCAGAATCGCGCGGGCGCCCTGTTTCAGGAGCTTTTCGGCCAGTGCTTCCCCGACCGTCTCGGGCTCTTCGATGGCGCCGCGTTGCACGCCTTCCACCAGCTGGCGGCCGTCGAGCGAAACCACGCGCCCGCGCAGGACCAGCGTACCATCGGCTTCCACCGTGGCCAGCGCGGCCACAGGTACCTGACAGCCGCCCTGGAGCGCATGCAGCAGCGCCCGCTCGGCCCGCACGGTCGCGGCGGTGGGTGCGTGATGCAACGCCTGCAGCAGCGCACGTACGCGCCGGTTGGCCTCGGCGCAGACCACCCCGAGCGCCCCCTGGCCTACCGCCGGCAGCAGAATCTCCGGGGCGATGCGCTGGCGGACGCGCTCCTGCAACCCCAGGCGTTGCAGTCCGGCCTCGGCCAGAATCAGCCCGTGCCACCCTTCGGCTTCCAGTTTGCGCAGGCGCGTATCGACGTTGCCGCGCACCGGCACCACCTGCAGATCCGACCGCCAGGCCCGCAATTGCGCCTGGCGCCGCAGCGACGAAGTAGCCACCACGGCACCCGTCGGCAGATCCTCGAGGCGTCCCGCGTAGTCCGGATGCGCCACAAAGACATCCCAGGGCGAAGCCCGCTCCGGCACGGCCGCCACCACCAGCCCTTCGGGCATCTCGGTGGGCAGATCTTTCAGGGAATGGACGGCCAGGTCGATACGTCCCTCCAGCAGCGCCTGGTCCAGTTCCTTCGTGAAGAGCCCCTTGGCGCCGATCTTCGCCAGCGGCACGTCCTGAATATGATCGCCCGTAGTGCGAATGATTTCCACCTGCACCGATACGCCACGGGCTTCCAGAAAGGATCGGATCAGCGTGGCCTGCCGCAGCGCCAGCGCACTCCCCCGCGTTCCGAGGATCAGCGTCGGATCAGGCATGGTCCGCAGCGGAACGTTCCGGACGCACGGCCGGTCGCTCGACGAACGGACAGGGTCCCTGCGCACGGGCGCGCTCCAGCAGCACCGACGGCTCGGGCAAACGAACCGCCTGCGCCTCCTCGCAGCTCGGACGGCTGAAGAGTTGCGCCAGCAGTTGAACGCCCCGCACAAAGTCGATGCTGTCCGGATCGATGCTCTTGAGCCGCACGATGGGAATGGCCAGCAGCTTCTGCATGATGGAGCGCGTCAGCCGGTCCAGCTCTTCCCGGTCGATCTCCGAAAAGCGTCGGTGGTGGCGTTCGATCTCCTGGCGCCGGATCGTCTCGAACGTGTCACGAATGGTCTGGATGACCGGCTGCAGCGCCTGCTGGTGGAAGTACCAGGTAACGAACTCGTGCAACAGTTCGTCGCAGATCTGCCGGGCCTGTCGGGCGGCCTCGCGGCGCCGGGCTTCCACGGCAGCCTGGCGTGCCTTGACGGCGTCCAGATCCAGCACCCGGTAGCCGGGCAGCCGATCGATGGCCGGATCGATGTTGCGCGGTACGGAAAGGTCGATGAGCAGCAGCGCATGCTCCCGGCAGCGCGGCGGCACCATGTCGGCCGTCAGGACCGGCTCCGGCGCACCGGTGGCCACGATCACCAGGTCGCACTGCGTCAGTACTTCGGCCCGCCGTTCCCAGGGAATGAGCTGCTCGCCGGGCTGCGCCAGTTCCTCCGCACGCCGATGGGTGCGGTTGGTCAGCATCAGCACGGAAGGCGCCAGCGCGCGCAGCGCCTCCAGCGCCAGCCGGGCCATCTCACCGGCGCCCATCACCAGCACGCGCACCCCTTCCAGGTCTGGCTGACCCCGACGGGCA from Rhodothermus marinus carries:
- the hemC gene encoding hydroxymethylbilane synthase, with product MPDPTLILGTRGSALALRQATLIRSFLEARGVSVQVEIIRTTGDHIQDVPLAKIGAKGLFTKELDQALLEGRIDLAVHSLKDLPTEMPEGLVVAAVPERASPWDVFVAHPDYAGRLEDLPTGAVVATSSLRRQAQLRAWRSDLQVVPVRGNVDTRLRKLEAEGWHGLILAEAGLQRLGLQERVRQRIAPEILLPAVGQGALGVVCAEANRRVRALLQALHHAPTAATVRAERALLHALQGGCQVPVAALATVEADGTLVLRGRVVSLDGRQLVEGVQRGAIEEPETVGEALAEKLLKQGARAILEEIRGRHT
- the glgB gene encoding 1,4-alpha-glucan branching protein GlgB, encoding MSWLTEEDIRRWESGTFYDSYRKLGAHPDDEGTWFCVWAPHADGVSVLGAFNDWNPDANPLERYGGGLWAGYVPGARPGHTYKYRIRHGFYQADKTDPYAFAMEPPTGSPIEGLASIITRLDYTWHDDEWMRRRKGPASLYEPVSIYEVHLGSWRHKRPGESFSYREIAEPLADYVQEMGFTHVELLPVMEHPYYGSWGYQVVGYYAPTFRYGSPQDLMYLIDYLHQRGIGVILDWVPSHFAADPQGLVFFDGTTLFEYDDPKMRYHPDWGTYVFDYNKPGVRNFLISNALFWLEKYHVDGLRVDAVASMLYRDYSRKEWTPNIFGGRENLEAIDFLKRFNETVYLHFPEAMTIAEESTAWPGVSAPTYNNGLGFLYKWNMGWMHDTLDYIRRDPIYRKYHHDELTFSLWYAFSEHYVLPLSHDEVVHGKGSLWGKMPGDDWQKAANLRLLFGHMWGHPGKKLLFMGGEFGQHREWNHDTQLEWHLLDQPYHRGIQLWVRDLNHLYRTNPALWHDGPEGFEWIDFSDRDQSVICYLRKNAGRMLLFVLNFTPVPREHYRVGVPIGGPWREVLNSDAVAYGGSGMGNFGRVEAVPESWHGRPFHLELTLPPLAALILEPEHG
- a CDS encoding uroporphyrinogen-III synthase, producing MTGEVVYLLRVETTDSDPFAQALRAAGYRPFVLPVLRVVWLNTEQLRAVLARPEAYGGLIFTSPRAVEAVRRLGSLLEAWRRRPVYVVGPRTAAAAQELGLQPRGETAGSGRELARLILQALRPERPLLFLCGARRRDELPTLLREEGLPLEELVVYDTRPSVPELPAEAPDWVVFFSPSGLEAARRLPIAREQVRVAAIGPTTAAALQQEGWEVAAVARTPTPEGLLAALQEATNPS
- a CDS encoding secondary thiamine-phosphate synthase enzyme YjbQ: MWVQRTITLRPRERGFHLITDEVLAQLPELRSVRVGLLHVFIQHTSASLTLNENTSPEVRADFERYFSRAVPDGAPYFAHTLEGPDDMPAHIKASLLGSSLLLPVRDGRLALGTWQGIYLCEHRNHGGPRRLVLTLWGEGG
- a CDS encoding DUF433 domain-containing protein, with the protein product MDWRPYIHADPEILQGKPVVRGTRLSVAFILGLFAAGWTTEQVLENYPTLTREALQAVFAFAAECLREEALYVLPASTSPCDS
- the hemA gene encoding glutamyl-tRNA reductase, whose protein sequence is MQGFHALGLNHETASVGVREAFALDREAKRRLYAVWMEAHEGELLLVSTCNRTEAYLYGTDEDVAAVRTLLSQHAGRSWPEAESFHFQDEAALRHVLEVTCGLRSQVLGDAQIFSQIKEDYRLAVEAGSVGTVMHRLLHSAFRAAKRVASETSLHQGTTSVAGVAVQAARRYFARRGQPDLEGVRVLVMGAGEMARLALEALRALAPSVLMLTNRTHRRAEELAQPGEQLIPWERRAEVLTQCDLVIVATGAPEPVLTADMVPPRCREHALLLIDLSVPRNIDPAIDRLPGYRVLDLDAVKARQAAVEARRREAARQARQICDELLHEFVTWYFHQQALQPVIQTIRDTFETIRRQEIERHHRRFSEIDREELDRLTRSIMQKLLAIPIVRLKSIDPDSIDFVRGVQLLAQLFSRPSCEEAQAVRLPEPSVLLERARAQGPCPFVERPAVRPERSAADHA